A window of the Paenibacillus woosongensis genome harbors these coding sequences:
- a CDS encoding glycoside hydrolase family 9 protein: MTNLMKSSGSSVRNLAKLTAIMLIFMLAISGLLPAGIHADNDPSPIRVNQIGYLPGADKIATIVSSSTSPLAWELRKAEGSVAAQGQTHVYGLDQASADRIHHADFSSVTEQGTYRLWVSGLGESVPFAINGNLYPDLPSEAMEYFYFHRMGVDIQAQYLSNPAFAHKALHPGDSSIGCYNSWCGSERLNVKNSWADAGDFGIYPVNQAISAWTLLNLYERYPGAFPDGSLNIPESGNGIPDVLDEVLFGSTFMKGVMPSTGLASHKIHNDNWSAFPVTNIDAENSMNRQAQPPSTNATYAVARNLAHLARLIKPYKEAEAAEMWGIAKEAWARASANPNVLYTSQTPDAPGGGDYDDIRTSDDRYAAAAELYLTAYALGDSNASSYKAALTSSPHYREVSQFDWQSTATTGTLSILSAQNDLPASDLQAMKTNVLNQANDTLATLNGEGYPVLLPGNKGYDWGSNSAIANKMIMLGYAYDLSQNLSYLKAMNRAMDYFMGNNAMRLSYITGYGQYFETDTHDRWAWGKYQSGVPYPKGWLSGGPNNTVINDSATPTGMPAAKSYAPKNTAPDAWVSKENTINWNAPLVWISKYIQDHREPLGGGANENPNPDPGPNPDPGPGPNPNPGPSGDLAVQYKAGDTNAADNQFKPHFNIVNKGAAAVPLSELSLRYYFTADGNDQLQYNCDWAMVGCSNVNGAFVKMNPGKANADTYLEITFKAAAGSLQPGGQTGDIQTRNHASNWANLNESNDYSFDPTKTAYANWERVTLYHNGTLVFGNEP; the protein is encoded by the coding sequence ATGACAAATTTAATGAAGAGTTCGGGAAGCAGTGTACGGAACCTTGCAAAACTAACCGCGATCATGCTCATTTTCATGCTGGCGATATCCGGTTTGTTACCGGCAGGAATTCATGCGGACAACGATCCTAGCCCAATTCGGGTAAACCAAATCGGTTACTTGCCCGGGGCCGATAAAATAGCCACGATTGTCAGCAGCTCGACATCCCCGCTTGCCTGGGAGCTGCGCAAGGCAGAAGGCAGCGTGGCGGCTCAAGGACAAACGCATGTTTATGGCCTGGATCAGGCTTCTGCCGATCGCATTCATCATGCCGATTTTTCGTCTGTCACGGAACAAGGCACTTATAGACTTTGGGTTTCCGGACTAGGAGAAAGCGTGCCGTTTGCCATTAACGGCAATTTATATCCGGACCTGCCCAGCGAGGCAATGGAATATTTCTATTTCCACCGGATGGGCGTAGATATTCAGGCGCAATATTTGAGCAATCCGGCCTTTGCCCACAAAGCGCTCCATCCGGGGGACAGCTCGATCGGCTGTTATAACAGCTGGTGCGGAAGCGAAAGACTCAATGTGAAAAATTCCTGGGCGGATGCAGGGGACTTCGGAATCTATCCCGTGAATCAGGCGATATCAGCCTGGACGCTGTTGAATCTATACGAGCGTTATCCCGGGGCCTTCCCGGACGGCTCCCTGAACATCCCGGAGAGCGGGAACGGCATTCCCGATGTCCTCGATGAAGTCCTGTTCGGTTCGACGTTTATGAAGGGAGTTATGCCATCGACCGGGCTGGCCTCGCACAAAATTCATAATGACAATTGGAGCGCGTTTCCGGTGACGAATATTGACGCCGAGAACAGCATGAACCGTCAGGCTCAGCCGCCTTCCACGAATGCGACCTATGCGGTAGCTCGCAACCTGGCGCATCTGGCTCGCCTGATCAAGCCGTATAAAGAAGCAGAAGCCGCAGAGATGTGGGGGATTGCCAAGGAGGCCTGGGCACGGGCCTCAGCAAATCCGAACGTTCTCTATACCTCGCAAACGCCGGATGCTCCGGGCGGCGGGGATTATGATGACATTCGCACAAGCGATGACCGGTATGCGGCGGCCGCAGAGCTATACTTGACGGCCTATGCGCTCGGCGACAGCAATGCATCGTCCTACAAAGCAGCGTTAACTTCGTCACCACATTACCGCGAGGTGTCCCAGTTCGACTGGCAGTCTACTGCTACAACAGGAACGCTGTCCATACTGTCGGCCCAGAACGATCTGCCAGCCTCCGATCTTCAGGCCATGAAGACGAATGTGCTGAACCAGGCGAACGATACACTGGCGACGCTAAATGGGGAAGGGTACCCTGTGCTGCTGCCGGGGAACAAAGGTTATGACTGGGGCTCCAACTCCGCCATTGCCAATAAAATGATAATGCTCGGGTACGCCTACGATCTTAGCCAGAACCTGAGTTATTTAAAAGCGATGAACCGGGCGATGGATTATTTCATGGGCAATAATGCAATGAGACTATCCTATATTACGGGATACGGCCAATACTTCGAGACTGATACGCATGACCGCTGGGCCTGGGGCAAGTACCAAAGCGGTGTGCCGTATCCGAAGGGCTGGCTGTCTGGCGGGCCGAACAATACGGTGATCAACGATTCGGCGACACCGACGGGAATGCCTGCAGCCAAATCGTATGCGCCGAAGAATACGGCTCCTGATGCTTGGGTGTCCAAAGAGAATACGATCAACTGGAATGCGCCGCTGGTATGGATTTCCAAATACATTCAAGACCATAGAGAACCTTTAGGCGGAGGCGCGAACGAGAATCCAAACCCTGACCCGGGCCCAAATCCTGATCCGGGACCTGGACCAAATCCGAACCCGGGACCTAGCGGAGATTTGGCCGTTCAGTACAAAGCCGGAGATACGAATGCAGCCGACAACCAGTTCAAGCCTCATTTCAATATCGTGAACAAGGGGGCTGCGGCTGTGCCTTTAAGCGAGCTGAGTCTGCGATATTATTTCACAGCTGACGGCAATGACCAGCTGCAATACAATTGTGACTGGGCCATGGTAGGCTGCTCCAACGTGAACGGGGCTTTCGTGAAAATGAATCCGGGCAAAGCGAACGCCGATACCTACCTGGAAATCACATTTAAAGCCGCAGCGGGTTCGCTGCAGCCCGGCGGGCAGACGGGGGATATCCAGACGCGCAATCACGCGAGCAACTGGGCGAACCTCAACGAGAGCAATGACTATTCTTTTGATCCAACCAAGACCGCGTATGCAAATTGGGAACGCGTCACCTTGTACCATAACGGTACACTGGTGTTCGGAAACGAGCCTTGA
- a CDS encoding bifunctional folylpolyglutamate synthase/dihydrofolate synthase, whose amino-acid sequence MGVNLSEEIQLPLASYTDAVEWINSLIPFGIRPGLERIQRMMEHFGNPQRRLKFIHVAGTNGKGSSCAFLSSTLKECGYDVGMFTSPYITKFTNRFQFNGEDIPEETLLSLANRIAPVVKEIAASELGSPTMFEVSTALAILYFAEVCYPDVVVWETGLGGRMDVTNLVTPIVSLITNVGMDHTDILGNSLEEIAREKAGIIKPGVPVISCASQPSVIAILRETAKAKGATLYLLGEQFHYDGGGLSGRTQSIHFKGPFRSMDIELSMLGRHQCTNAAGVMMVLEVLRQYMAFVLEDELLLSGFKNAFWAGRLEQVSDQPRIVLDGAHNPEGAEALARSLPEAFSYRKLNLMMGMLANKHHREYLEHILPIVDTLILTEPDFRKKMDADSLYQLVEQIRKDMAKADLEVIVERDWKRALALLQSRTEREDLGVVTGTLYMISDVRATLLHQTDSEKGW is encoded by the coding sequence ATGGGGGTTAATCTTTCGGAAGAAATCCAGCTGCCGCTGGCAAGTTACACAGATGCGGTAGAGTGGATTAACAGCTTGATACCGTTTGGCATCCGTCCGGGTCTGGAGCGTATTCAGCGGATGATGGAGCATTTTGGCAACCCGCAGCGAAGACTCAAGTTCATACATGTGGCCGGAACGAATGGCAAAGGCTCTTCTTGTGCTTTTTTAAGCTCAACGCTTAAGGAGTGCGGATATGACGTAGGGATGTTCACATCCCCTTACATTACGAAATTTACGAACAGATTCCAGTTTAACGGAGAGGATATTCCAGAGGAGACGCTGTTAAGCTTGGCTAACCGGATTGCTCCTGTTGTGAAAGAGATCGCTGCCAGCGAGTTAGGATCTCCAACGATGTTTGAAGTGAGTACGGCCCTTGCGATTCTCTACTTCGCGGAAGTATGCTATCCCGATGTCGTAGTATGGGAGACTGGGCTCGGGGGCAGAATGGATGTTACGAACCTGGTTACTCCGATCGTGTCCCTTATTACGAATGTTGGCATGGATCATACCGACATCTTGGGAAATTCCCTAGAGGAGATCGCCCGTGAAAAAGCAGGCATTATCAAGCCAGGCGTGCCGGTAATCAGCTGTGCCAGCCAGCCTTCCGTTATCGCCATACTGAGAGAAACGGCAAAAGCGAAGGGAGCGACGCTCTATTTGCTCGGAGAGCAGTTTCATTACGATGGCGGCGGCTTAAGCGGGCGGACCCAAAGCATTCATTTTAAAGGGCCGTTCCGCAGCATGGACATCGAGCTGTCGATGCTTGGAAGGCACCAATGCACGAATGCTGCCGGAGTGATGATGGTGCTGGAGGTACTGCGCCAATATATGGCCTTCGTTCTCGAGGATGAGCTGCTGCTGTCCGGCTTCAAAAACGCCTTCTGGGCAGGCCGGCTGGAGCAGGTGTCAGATCAGCCGCGTATCGTTCTGGACGGTGCCCATAACCCGGAGGGGGCGGAGGCGCTTGCGAGAAGTCTTCCGGAAGCTTTCAGTTACCGGAAGCTGAATTTGATGATGGGTATGCTCGCTAATAAGCATCATCGCGAATACTTGGAGCATATATTACCAATAGTGGATACGCTTATTCTGACCGAGCCCGATTTTCGCAAGAAAATGGATGCGGATTCGTTGTATCAGCTCGTAGAGCAAATCCGGAAGGATATGGCGAAGGCGGATCTGGAAGTCATTGTGGAGCGTGACTGGAAGCGTGCGCTGGCACTGCTGCAATCACGGACGGAACGGGAGGATCTTGGGGTCGTCACTGGCACGCTTTATATGATTTCGGACGTGCGGGCAACCCTTTTGCATCAAACCGATTCTGAAAAAGGCTGGTGA
- a CDS encoding endo-1,4-beta-xylanase yields the protein MIAARRRISLAIVFVLLATMGISLFPGTQALGRAAAASANLLDNPGFESGMITGWAGMAGTETLSTVSSPVYEGSYSALVSGRQSDWHGIAQSLQGKLTAGRTYDISAAIRLNNASSGRILITMQQSDGSGDNYLRVAESPVTDSAWMTLRGSFLYEPSGEVTSLKLYFEGPDAGVDFYVDDVIVTERADIDWKAEANARIEQLRKDDVQILVTDEEGRPVSGANVEVRQTRHGFPFGSAMSSTVLSNGQYSDFFKEHFNWAVFENESKWYSNETSRGNVNYSVADRMMEFAEANDITVRGHTVHWEVDQYQPGWVQSLQGSELRKAMDDRITSVVNHFKGKFVHWDVNNEMMHGSFFKDRLGASIWPYMYQRTKELDPDAKLFVNDYNVISQPGDNDYKLHIQELLSQGAPIDGIGVQGHFGATIDPIVVKQRLDNLATLNLPIWISEYDSTQPNESIRADNLEALYRTAFSHPAVEGIMMWGFWAGNHWRGADAAIVNMDWSLNAAGQRYLALMDEWTTHQSGTTSANGQYAFRGFHGTYDVTVTKGNLRATKSFELAPGSGVLSVAVQLKDSGGEPGPIPTGDLKVQYKAGDTNANDNQFKPHFNIVNNSNAAVPLSELTLRYYLTTDGEDSLVFNCDWAVVGCSNVSGKFVKLGTAKPNADAYLEISFKASAGSLSAGGSSGEIQTRSHRSNWTNLNESNDYSFDSTKTLFTNWEKVTLYRNGQPIWGIEP from the coding sequence ATGATTGCTGCAAGAAGACGCATCAGTTTGGCGATTGTATTTGTCTTGCTTGCTACGATGGGAATCAGTCTGTTCCCTGGAACCCAGGCATTGGGCCGGGCTGCAGCCGCATCTGCAAATTTATTGGACAATCCCGGCTTCGAATCCGGAATGATCACCGGCTGGGCAGGAATGGCCGGGACAGAAACGTTAAGCACTGTCAGCAGTCCTGTGTACGAAGGCTCCTACAGTGCTCTCGTATCTGGAAGGCAAAGCGATTGGCACGGCATCGCTCAAAGTCTGCAAGGCAAGCTGACGGCTGGGCGTACGTACGATATTTCCGCCGCAATTCGCCTTAACAACGCCAGCAGTGGGCGAATCCTGATTACGATGCAGCAGAGCGATGGAAGCGGCGATAACTATCTACGTGTGGCTGAATCGCCGGTAACGGACAGCGCATGGATGACATTGAGAGGATCGTTCCTGTATGAGCCTTCGGGTGAGGTCACATCGTTAAAGCTTTATTTTGAGGGTCCCGATGCAGGCGTAGATTTTTACGTTGATGACGTTATAGTTACCGAAAGAGCAGACATCGATTGGAAGGCGGAAGCCAATGCACGGATTGAGCAGCTTCGCAAAGACGATGTGCAAATTCTGGTGACCGATGAGGAGGGCCGTCCCGTATCAGGGGCAAATGTTGAAGTACGGCAGACCCGACATGGTTTTCCTTTCGGTTCGGCGATGAGCAGTACGGTGCTGTCCAACGGCCAGTACAGTGATTTTTTCAAGGAGCATTTCAATTGGGCTGTATTCGAAAATGAATCCAAGTGGTACTCCAATGAGACCAGTAGAGGCAATGTCAACTATAGTGTGGCTGACCGCATGATGGAATTTGCCGAAGCCAATGACATTACGGTGCGGGGGCATACGGTACACTGGGAGGTTGACCAATATCAGCCTGGCTGGGTCCAAAGCTTACAGGGCAGCGAACTTCGCAAGGCGATGGATGACCGGATTACCAGCGTCGTGAATCATTTCAAAGGCAAATTCGTCCATTGGGACGTAAATAACGAAATGATGCATGGCAGCTTTTTCAAAGACCGGCTGGGTGCCTCGATTTGGCCATACATGTACCAAAGAACAAAGGAGCTTGATCCGGACGCTAAGCTGTTTGTCAACGATTATAACGTGATTAGCCAGCCCGGGGACAACGATTACAAGCTTCACATCCAGGAGCTGCTCAGCCAAGGCGCGCCCATCGACGGCATCGGCGTGCAGGGGCATTTCGGTGCAACGATCGATCCAATCGTGGTGAAGCAGAGACTGGATAATTTGGCGACTCTGAATTTGCCTATCTGGATTAGCGAATATGACTCTACCCAGCCTAATGAGAGTATCAGGGCGGACAATCTCGAAGCGCTCTACAGAACAGCCTTCAGTCATCCGGCCGTAGAAGGGATCATGATGTGGGGGTTCTGGGCCGGTAACCATTGGCGGGGCGCGGATGCGGCGATTGTGAACATGGACTGGTCCCTGAATGCGGCAGGGCAAAGATACCTCGCTCTGATGGACGAATGGACAACGCATCAATCCGGGACGACGTCGGCTAATGGCCAATACGCTTTCCGGGGATTCCATGGCACTTATGACGTAACAGTAACAAAAGGCAATCTCCGCGCGACCAAATCTTTTGAACTGGCACCGGGAAGCGGCGTGCTGTCAGTCGCCGTCCAGCTGAAAGACTCCGGCGGCGAACCCGGTCCCATCCCTACAGGAGATTTGAAAGTGCAATATAAGGCCGGAGATACGAATGCCAACGACAATCAGTTCAAGCCGCACTTCAATATTGTGAACAACAGCAATGCTGCGGTTCCGTTAAGCGAGTTGACCCTTCGCTACTATTTAACTACGGACGGGGAAGATTCTCTTGTGTTCAATTGCGACTGGGCGGTCGTTGGCTGTTCGAATGTTAGCGGTAAATTCGTGAAGCTCGGGACAGCCAAACCGAACGCTGACGCTTATCTGGAAATTAGCTTCAAAGCTTCGGCAGGCTCCCTTTCCGCGGGAGGAAGCAGTGGAGAAATTCAGACGCGCAGCCATAGAAGCAACTGGACGAATTTAAATGAGAGCAATGATTATTCTTTCGATTCAACAAAAACGCTGTTTACAAATTGGGAGAAGGTAACGCTGTACCGGAACGGGCAGCCCATTTGGGGAATCGAGCCTTGA
- a CDS encoding valine--tRNA ligase: MSEIQEHSSANNMPTTYDPKAAEQKWYRYWMEGGFFKAGQVPEAKPYTIVIPPPNVTGMLHIGHALDFTLQDILIRTKRMQGYDALWLPGSDHAGIATQTRVEQTLRAEGISRYDLGREKFLEKVWEWKEHYADTIREQWAKMGFSLDYSRERFTLDEGLSKAVREVFVKLYEKGLIYRGKYIINWDPAARTALSDIEVEYKEVNGHLYHLQYPLKDGSGFITVATTRPETMLGDTAVAVHPEDERYRHLIGQPLVLPIVNREIPIIADEYVDKEFGSGAVKITPAHDPNDFEVGLRHDLPQITVMDESGKMNEAAGKYQGMDRSECRKAIVADLKESGVLVRIEDHVHQVGHSERSGAVVEPYLSTQWFVKMKPLAEAAIAAQKSGKGVHFVPERFEKIYLHWIENVRDWCISRQLWWGHRIPAWYCESCGELHVAREAVDTCAKCGGHELVQDDDVLDTWFSSALWPFSTLGWPDEDSEDFKRFFPTDVLVTGYDIIYFWVARMIFTALEFTGEIPFKDVLIHGLVRDSEGQKMSKSLGNGVDPLDVIEKYGADAMRYMISTSSTPGQDLRFHWERVEQARNFANKIWNASRFALMNLEGVTFEDIDIQGDLSTSDRWILHRFNETARNITRLIDAYEFGETGRELYNFIWDDLCDWYIEFAKLSFYGEDPVAKRKTQSVLAYVLDRTLRLIHPFMPFISEEIWQHLPHRGETITLAEWPQFDPSLEAPDAVREMNLLIDMIRSVRNIRAEVNVPMSKQIELIVKPGSAELLDIIERNSHYIRRFCNTSQYEASLSAAVPEKAMTAVVTGAELYLPLAGLIDISQEIARLEKELGHLNKEVERVEKKLANEGFVSKAPAKVIEEERAKMADYASKRDKVLARIAELKG; the protein is encoded by the coding sequence ATGTCAGAGATCCAAGAGCATTCGTCGGCAAACAACATGCCGACAACGTATGATCCCAAGGCTGCAGAACAGAAATGGTATCGCTACTGGATGGAGGGCGGCTTCTTTAAGGCGGGCCAAGTACCGGAAGCCAAGCCGTACACGATCGTCATTCCCCCGCCAAACGTAACGGGCATGCTTCATATCGGGCATGCGCTGGACTTTACGCTGCAGGATATCCTGATCCGCACGAAGCGGATGCAGGGGTATGATGCTTTATGGCTGCCGGGCTCCGACCATGCTGGAATAGCGACGCAGACGAGAGTGGAGCAGACGCTCCGGGCAGAGGGAATTTCCCGCTATGATCTCGGCCGCGAGAAATTTCTTGAGAAGGTATGGGAATGGAAAGAGCATTATGCGGATACGATTCGAGAACAATGGGCGAAGATGGGCTTCTCGCTGGACTATTCCCGCGAGCGGTTTACTCTGGATGAGGGGCTGTCCAAGGCGGTGCGCGAGGTATTCGTCAAGCTCTATGAAAAGGGCCTGATCTATCGCGGTAAATATATTATTAACTGGGATCCTGCAGCCCGCACGGCCCTCTCGGATATTGAAGTGGAATATAAAGAAGTCAACGGTCATTTGTACCACCTGCAGTATCCGCTTAAGGATGGTAGTGGATTCATTACAGTAGCTACGACAAGACCGGAGACGATGCTTGGGGATACGGCTGTGGCTGTTCATCCTGAGGATGAGCGGTACCGTCATCTAATCGGCCAGCCGCTCGTGCTGCCCATTGTAAATCGTGAAATTCCGATTATTGCCGACGAATATGTCGATAAAGAATTCGGCAGCGGAGCGGTGAAAATTACGCCTGCCCATGACCCGAATGACTTCGAGGTAGGACTGCGTCATGATTTGCCGCAAATTACCGTCATGGATGAGAGCGGCAAGATGAATGAGGCGGCCGGCAAATACCAGGGGATGGACCGCAGCGAGTGCCGGAAGGCCATCGTGGCCGATCTCAAGGAATCCGGCGTTCTCGTACGGATCGAGGATCATGTTCACCAGGTCGGCCACAGCGAGCGTTCTGGCGCTGTAGTCGAGCCTTATTTATCGACGCAATGGTTCGTTAAAATGAAGCCTCTGGCGGAAGCGGCGATCGCTGCCCAAAAATCAGGCAAAGGCGTTCATTTCGTGCCGGAGCGGTTCGAGAAAATTTATCTGCACTGGATCGAAAATGTGCGCGACTGGTGCATCTCCCGCCAGTTGTGGTGGGGCCACCGTATTCCGGCTTGGTATTGCGAATCCTGTGGCGAGCTGCATGTCGCTAGGGAGGCCGTGGATACCTGCGCCAAATGCGGAGGTCATGAACTGGTGCAGGACGACGACGTTTTGGACACGTGGTTCAGCTCGGCCTTGTGGCCGTTCTCCACACTCGGCTGGCCGGATGAGGACAGCGAGGACTTCAAGCGCTTTTTCCCGACGGATGTTCTCGTTACCGGGTACGACATCATTTATTTCTGGGTAGCGCGGATGATCTTTACCGCCCTTGAGTTTACTGGAGAAATCCCATTCAAGGATGTGCTGATCCACGGGTTGGTTCGGGACAGCGAAGGACAGAAAATGTCCAAATCGCTGGGGAACGGCGTTGATCCGCTCGATGTCATCGAGAAATACGGCGCGGATGCCATGCGCTACATGATCTCTACGAGCAGTACGCCTGGCCAGGATCTGCGCTTCCATTGGGAACGCGTCGAGCAGGCCCGCAACTTTGCGAATAAAATCTGGAATGCCTCCAGGTTTGCGTTAATGAATCTGGAAGGCGTAACGTTTGAAGATATCGATATTCAAGGAGACCTGTCGACTTCCGACCGCTGGATTCTCCACCGCTTCAATGAGACGGCCCGCAACATTACCCGCCTGATTGATGCTTATGAATTTGGGGAGACAGGCCGGGAGCTGTACAACTTCATTTGGGATGACCTGTGCGATTGGTATATTGAGTTCGCTAAGCTGTCGTTCTACGGCGAAGATCCTGTTGCCAAAAGAAAGACGCAATCCGTTCTTGCCTACGTGCTCGACCGGACGCTGCGCCTGATCCATCCTTTCATGCCGTTTATTTCCGAGGAAATATGGCAGCATTTGCCGCATCGCGGCGAAACGATTACGCTGGCTGAATGGCCGCAGTTTGATCCGTCGCTGGAGGCACCGGATGCTGTGCGCGAAATGAATTTGCTGATCGACATGATCCGCTCTGTTCGGAATATCCGGGCAGAAGTGAACGTGCCGATGAGCAAGCAAATTGAATTGATTGTGAAGCCAGGCTCCGCCGAGCTGCTGGACATCATCGAGCGGAACAGCCACTACATCCGGCGTTTCTGCAACACTTCGCAATATGAGGCCTCACTGAGCGCCGCTGTCCCGGAAAAAGCGATGACGGCAGTGGTGACCGGGGCCGAGCTGTACTTGCCACTGGCAGGACTGATCGATATCAGCCAGGAGATCGCCCGCCTGGAGAAGGAGCTCGGGCACTTGAACAAAGAGGTTGAGCGCGTAGAGAAGAAGCTGGCGAATGAAGGCTTTGTTTCCAAAGCCCCTGCCAAGGTCATCGAGGAAGAACGCGCCAAAATGGCCGATTATGCGAGCAAACGCGACAAAGTGCTGGCACGGATCGCTGAATTAAAAGGTTAG
- a CDS encoding glycoside hydrolase family 6 protein produces the protein MIKYLPKRTAMLALISALVVTMLTPFGNQNAQAAEAHVDNPYVGATKYINPDYAALIDTSIARVSDNTLKAKMETIKSYNTYVWLDRIAAIYGGEDNGNRRSLEGHLDAALAQKQGNTPIVAEFVIYDLPGRDCHALASNGELPLTQAGLQTYKTDYIDVIADIFSKPKYQDIRIVTVIEPDSLPNLVTNLSTPACAAANSSGIYVDAIKYTLNKLAVIPNVYTYLDIGHSGWLGWDDNRQGTIQLYTQVAKATNAGFASVDGFALNTANTTPLVEPNLPDPNQNVNGTPLRSASFYEWNPYFSEADFAAGLYSGFVSAGWPSSIGFLIDTSRNGWGGPDRPTSAIGSTVDQIVNSGRVDRRGHRGLWCNNSGAGMGRAPETAPAGFPASHIDAFVWVKPPGESDGSSSEIPNNEGKGFDRMCDPTYQTQYGILTGALPNAPVSGHWFHDQFVMLVQNAYPAIPASGGGPVDPPPTAPAAPTGLSATGGNGQVSLSWNASQGATSYTVKRSTTSGGPYTSLATISGTSYTDTAVTNGTTYYYVVSAANSVGTSVNSPQASALPQGGGTTPNPEPTSDLVVQYKAGDSNATDNQLKPHFNIVNNGSTPVELSELTLRYYFTADGTQPLQFNCDWAMVGCSNLTGTFVKMSDSKTGADTYLEIKFNASAGTLAPGGSTGDIQTRSNSSDWTNLNESNDYSFDATKTSYASWNKVTLYQNGTLVWGIEP, from the coding sequence ATGATAAAGTATTTGCCCAAACGCACTGCGATGCTTGCGTTGATCTCGGCACTGGTTGTCACGATGTTAACCCCTTTTGGGAATCAAAACGCTCAGGCGGCAGAGGCCCATGTAGACAACCCTTACGTTGGCGCGACAAAATATATCAACCCCGACTATGCTGCATTGATCGATACTTCGATTGCTAGAGTCAGCGACAACACGTTGAAAGCGAAAATGGAAACGATCAAATCCTATAATACCTACGTGTGGCTTGACCGCATCGCGGCGATTTACGGCGGCGAGGATAACGGCAACCGCCGCAGTCTCGAGGGACATCTGGACGCTGCATTGGCCCAAAAGCAAGGCAATACGCCAATTGTTGCGGAGTTCGTCATCTATGATTTGCCTGGCCGGGATTGTCATGCCCTGGCTTCTAATGGGGAGCTGCCATTGACACAAGCGGGCCTGCAAACGTATAAGACTGACTATATCGATGTGATTGCTGATATTTTCTCCAAGCCTAAATACCAGGATATCCGGATTGTTACTGTCATTGAGCCGGACAGCCTTCCGAACCTGGTTACCAACCTTAGCACTCCGGCATGCGCTGCAGCCAACTCCAGCGGAATCTATGTCGATGCTATCAAATATACGCTCAATAAGCTGGCTGTCATCCCTAACGTATACACTTATCTAGATATTGGCCACTCGGGCTGGCTCGGATGGGATGATAATCGTCAAGGCACCATCCAGTTATATACACAAGTGGCCAAAGCTACGAATGCCGGTTTTGCCAGCGTCGACGGCTTCGCTTTGAACACGGCGAATACGACACCATTGGTAGAGCCGAATTTACCGGATCCGAACCAAAATGTAAATGGTACGCCGCTCAGATCCGCTAGTTTCTATGAGTGGAATCCATACTTCAGCGAAGCTGATTTTGCTGCGGGTCTGTATTCGGGCTTTGTGTCCGCCGGCTGGCCAAGCAGCATTGGCTTCCTTATTGACACATCCCGTAACGGCTGGGGAGGCCCGGATCGGCCAACCAGTGCGATTGGCTCTACGGTTGACCAAATCGTAAATTCGGGCCGTGTGGATCGCCGCGGGCATCGGGGACTGTGGTGCAACAACAGTGGCGCCGGCATGGGAAGAGCGCCAGAGACTGCTCCAGCAGGATTCCCGGCTTCGCATATCGACGCTTTTGTCTGGGTTAAGCCTCCCGGCGAATCCGACGGTTCCAGCTCTGAAATTCCGAACAACGAAGGAAAGGGCTTTGACCGGATGTGTGATCCGACTTACCAAACCCAGTACGGTATTTTGACGGGCGCGCTACCAAACGCTCCTGTATCCGGCCATTGGTTCCATGATCAATTTGTCATGCTCGTCCAAAACGCATATCCGGCCATCCCGGCAAGCGGTGGGGGACCAGTTGACCCGCCTCCGACGGCTCCGGCTGCACCAACCGGACTCAGTGCTACGGGTGGTAACGGACAAGTCTCCTTAAGCTGGAATGCTTCGCAAGGCGCGACCAGCTATACGGTCAAACGCTCCACGACAAGCGGCGGGCCATACACTTCACTAGCAACGATTAGCGGCACCAGCTACACAGATACCGCGGTCACGAACGGAACGACTTATTATTATGTGGTCAGTGCGGCCAATAGCGTGGGTACCAGCGTTAATTCCCCTCAGGCCTCTGCGCTTCCTCAGGGCGGCGGCACGACTCCGAATCCTGAGCCGACCAGCGATTTGGTCGTTCAGTATAAGGCTGGGGATTCGAATGCAACCGACAACCAGCTCAAACCGCATTTCAACATCGTAAATAACGGTTCAACGCCTGTTGAGTTAAGCGAATTGACTCTCCGTTATTACTTTACGGCGGACGGCACACAGCCGCTGCAATTCAACTGTGACTGGGCGATGGTTGGCTGCTCGAACCTGACAGGCACGTTTGTCAAAATGAGCGATAGTAAAACAGGAGCCGACACTTATTTGGAAATTAAGTTCAATGCGTCGGCTGGAACGCTCGCTCCTGGAGGAAGCACTGGTGACATCCAAACGCGCAGCAATAGCAGCGATTGGACTAACTTGAATGAGAGCAACGATTACTCCTTCGATGCTACAAAAACCTCCTATGCCAGCTGGAACAAAGTAACGCTGTACCAGAACGGAACTTTGGTATGGGGAATTGAACCTTAA